The Bacilli bacterium region AATGATGTTGCCTAAAAGTCCCGACTGCATGCCTTCAAGAATGGTAACCAGTCCGGCACCACCGCTATCGACAACTCCGACCTCTTTTAAAATCGGAAGCAAATCGGGAGTTCTTTCTAATGAAGCCTTTGCCTCTTCAATAAGAAATTTCATGCATTTCTCGATTGACCAATCGTTATTGACGACATCCGCCAAGGCCTGCGCCGATTCACGAACCACCGTTAAAATTGTTCCTTCAACCGGGCGCATAACCGCTTTATATGCCACTTCTTTACCGCTAATCCAAGCCTCAGCAAAATCAACCGGGCGAATTGTTTTTTTGCCTTCAAGTGACTTTGCAAATCCCCGAAAAATTTGACTTGTAATGACTCCCGAGTTTCCCCGGGCCCCCATCAACAAGCCCTTGGAAAAAGCCTTTGCAATTTCAAATACGTCGACATCGTTGCGATTTGCAATTTCTTTCGCTCCGCTTGAGATGGTTAAATTCATATTCATTCCCGTGTCCCCGTCCGGAACCGGAAAAACATTTAAAGCATCAATCGCCGGGTAATTATTGTATAAATTATTGGCCCCGGAAATAATCATTTGTTTCAGTGTAGTACCATTGATTTCTTTCATAATTCCTCCGCCTACATTACCTTAATGCCTTGAATGTAAACGTTGATTGCAAAAAAGCGGATGTCAAAAGTTTGTTCAAGTACATACTTGACCCGCTTCTGTATTTCCGCAACAATCTCCGTAATTTTGACTCCATAAGCTAAGATAACATATATATCAACCACATACCCATCACGGGTGCGGCGGGCTTCAACGCCCTCGGTAAAGTTCTCCCTTTTTAAAAGCACATTAATATTATCGACCAGAGATTCATCTTTTTTGGTTAAACCAACTACGCCATAGCAACCAAGTGCGGCCTCCGCCGCTACCGAGGCAACTGCTTCAATTGATATGTTAATTCCTCCGTACGGAGTTAACTTATCTATCGCCATTTTGAAGAATCCTCCTCTAAATTTGCTATACAAATAGCAAATACTGTATGAATTATACTACATGTAGTATAAAAAACAAAGAATTAACTGTCATGTAGTAAACCATTGGTTAATATTGACGCTTTTGTCAATTAACGCTTCCGATCATCAAAAGAAAAATATTGATCCGAATTGGAAATAATGTGGTTTTCAAGCTTCTGATTCAAGACGGAAGAAATCTTATTTATGTCCTTTAAATAGCTTATGACAAATGAGCCTTCGCCTTTAGTGGCTATCACCAAATTGGCGGATCGCGGGTGAAAGGGAAAAATTGAAGGCAAAATAGAAATTGAAACCACCTCATTCAAATTAATCTTTTTGCTACGCTTAAAGAGCGAATAAATAGTTATTGTTTTATCTTGAAAAAGAAGCAAAACACGCGGAAGAAGAATGTATGAAAACAGCATCCATATAAACCAAACGAAAACAATTCCCATCAGAACTAACCACAGGGTCATTTCCGTAAAAACATCGGAACTAGATGAAATACTTATCAATCCCGTTACCAAAAAAAAGATAATAACTATAACTAACAATGCCAAGGAATATACTAATGCGC contains the following coding sequences:
- a CDS encoding Asp23/Gls24 family envelope stress response protein, yielding MAIDKLTPYGGINISIEAVASVAAEAALGCYGVVGLTKKDESLVDNINVLLKRENFTEGVEARRTRDGYVVDIYVILAYGVKITEIVAEIQKRVKYVLEQTFDIRFFAINVYIQGIKVM